Proteins encoded in a region of the Flavobacterium sp. PMTSA4 genome:
- a CDS encoding DUF1801 domain-containing protein produces MAEKKSKLVEIKTKPTTASVEDFINSFEEQKRKDSFVILELMKEATSEEPKLWGSSIIGFGNMRYKSPKTGREVDWLKIGFAPRKANLSLYVSVSIAEHAKALEKLGKHKTGVGCLYINKLEDVDINVLKEIINASLKGK; encoded by the coding sequence ATGGCAGAAAAGAAATCAAAACTAGTTGAAATAAAAACAAAACCAACTACAGCAAGTGTTGAGGATTTTATCAATTCCTTTGAAGAACAGAAGAGAAAAGATAGTTTCGTGATTTTAGAACTTATGAAAGAAGCCACAAGCGAAGAACCAAAACTTTGGGGAAGTTCTATCATTGGGTTTGGTAACATGCGCTACAAAAGTCCAAAAACAGGACGCGAAGTTGATTGGTTGAAAATTGGTTTTGCTCCAAGAAAAGCTAATTTATCATTATATGTTAGTGTTAGTATTGCTGAACATGCCAAGGCATTAGAAAAACTTGGAAAACACAAAACAGGTGTTGGCTGTCTTTACATTAATAAACTTGAAGATGTTGACATTAATGTTCTAAAAGAGATTATCAATGCTTCTTTAAAAGGGAAATAA
- a CDS encoding ABC-F family ATP-binding cassette domain-containing protein gives MITVNDIAVEFGGTTLFSEVTFAINETDKIALMGKNGAGKSTLLKIVAGENKPTRGNISAPKEAVIAYLPQHLLTADNSTVMEEASKAFAEVFKMKAEIDEINEQLTIRTDYESDDYMKLIERVSELSEKYYSIEEVNYEAEVEKVLKGLGFEREDFNRPTSEFSGGWRMRIELAKILLKQPDLILLDEPTNHLDMDSIQWLEDFLINQAKAVMVISHDRAFVDNITNRTIEVTMGRIYDYKAKYTHYLELRKDRRVHQQKAYDEQQKFIAENQAFIERFRGTFSKTEQVQSRVRMLEKLELVEVDEVDTSALRLKFPPSVRSGQYPVIVKDLEKSYGDHLIFKDANIVIERGDKVAFVGKNGEGKSTMIKAIMKEIEINSGSVTVGHNAQIGYFAQNQASLLDENATIFETIDNIAVGDVRTQIKNILGAFMFQGDDIQKKVKVLSGGEKTRLAMIKLLLEPVNLLILDEPSNHLDMKTKDIIKEALRDFDGTLILVSHDRDFLDGLATKVFEFGNKRVKEHFEDIKGFLAHKKMESLKEIEK, from the coding sequence ATGATTACTGTAAACGACATAGCCGTAGAATTTGGCGGAACAACACTCTTTAGCGAAGTAACTTTTGCCATTAATGAAACCGATAAAATTGCCTTAATGGGTAAAAACGGAGCAGGAAAATCTACGCTGTTAAAAATTGTAGCAGGCGAAAACAAACCAACACGCGGAAATATTTCGGCACCAAAAGAAGCCGTGATTGCCTATTTACCACAGCATTTGTTAACTGCCGATAACAGTACGGTGATGGAAGAAGCTTCCAAAGCGTTTGCAGAAGTATTCAAAATGAAAGCCGAGATTGACGAAATCAATGAGCAACTAACCATCCGCACCGACTATGAAAGCGATGACTACATGAAACTCATAGAACGAGTATCAGAGTTAAGCGAAAAATACTATTCTATAGAAGAAGTGAACTATGAAGCCGAAGTAGAAAAAGTATTAAAAGGATTAGGATTCGAAAGAGAAGATTTCAACCGTCCAACATCGGAGTTTTCAGGTGGTTGGAGAATGAGAATTGAGTTAGCCAAAATACTTTTAAAGCAACCCGATTTAATATTACTCGATGAGCCAACCAACCATTTAGATATGGACAGTATTCAATGGCTCGAAGATTTCTTAATCAATCAGGCAAAAGCCGTAATGGTCATTTCACACGATAGAGCATTCGTAGACAACATTACCAACAGAACCATCGAAGTAACGATGGGAAGAATATACGACTACAAAGCAAAATACACTCATTACTTAGAGCTTAGAAAAGACAGAAGAGTGCACCAGCAAAAAGCCTATGATGAGCAGCAAAAATTCATTGCCGAAAATCAAGCATTCATCGAGCGATTTAGAGGAACGTTTTCAAAAACAGAACAAGTGCAATCGCGCGTGCGTATGTTAGAAAAACTGGAACTGGTAGAAGTAGATGAAGTGGATACATCAGCACTGCGATTAAAGTTTCCACCATCAGTTCGCTCTGGGCAATATCCAGTTATTGTAAAAGATTTAGAAAAATCATATGGCGACCATCTAATCTTCAAAGACGCAAACATAGTAATCGAACGTGGCGACAAAGTAGCTTTTGTGGGTAAAAATGGTGAAGGAAAGTCAACCATGATAAAAGCCATCATGAAAGAAATAGAAATCAACAGCGGAAGTGTAACTGTTGGTCACAATGCACAGATAGGTTACTTTGCCCAAAACCAAGCTTCTTTGTTAGACGAAAACGCAACCATTTTTGAAACTATAGATAACATTGCCGTTGGCGATGTAAGAACACAAATAAAAAACATCTTGGGTGCATTTATGTTCCAAGGCGATGATATTCAAAAGAAAGTAAAAGTACTTTCAGGAGGAGAAAAAACACGTTTGGCAATGATTAAATTATTGTTAGAACCAGTAAACTTATTAATCCTCGATGAGCCTTCAAACCACTTAGACATGAAAACCAAAGACATTATCAAAGAAGCACTTCGCGACTTTGACGGAACGTTAATCTTGGTTTCTCACGACCGTGATTTCCTTGACGGATTAGCCACTAAAGTTTTCGAGTTCGGAAACAAAAGAGTAAAAGAACACTTCGAAGACATCAAAGGTTTCTTGGCGCATAAAAAGATGGAAAGTCTAAAAGAAATAGAGAAGTAG